The Chloroflexota bacterium genome contains the following window.
TCCTGCACAAAGGCGTAGGCCATCCGGCGGCAGTGCACGGCACGCGCCCGATTCTCCGGAGTGTCGCCGCCATCCATGGCCCGTGCCGCACGGCAACCCCACGAGATAAACCGTTCCGCGACCGGGCGCAGCGCTTTGGCCCGAGCCTCGGTAGTCTTGATTCGACCGTGCAGGATGAGCGACCGCGCCAACCCCTTGTAGAGCGCCCTGCGCTGTCCGCTGGTCCTGCCCAGCTTGTGGATGCCGATATTGTGACGCATGGCCCTTAGGT
Protein-coding sequences here:
- the rplQ gene encoding 50S ribosomal protein L17, with product MGIHKLGRTSGQRRALYKGLARSLILHGRIKTTEARAKALRPVAERFISWGCRAARAMDGGDTPENRARAVHCRRMAYAFVQDNQVIRKLFDELAPKYKERPGGYTRIMKLGFRKGDAAPIALIELV